The Apium graveolens cultivar Ventura chromosome 3, ASM990537v1, whole genome shotgun sequence sequence TTTCTTTAATTCTTCTTTTGGTTGGAGAGAATGGAATGAAAAGATATGAACAAACTTGAAGGGGAGAAAGGATATAAAGGGTAGAGTGACAAAATGAGTACAAATTTTGTATGATAAAGTTTTGAAGGAATTTGAGTAAGGAAAATGGGGGTATTCCTTCTCAAATAAGTGGGGTTGAGCTCTAGTTTAGATTTCTATGAATACAATGCGGAAGAAAGAAAAATTATAAACATTTACCCTTAAATTAGTACAATTTTCATTCATCATAACCAAACACAACATAAGACTataatagaataaatgatttttttgtctctctattaattatgaaatattttgtgACACAGACAGCTCGAAAATCACCCAAGGGCACGAGAGGTGGTATACCCATGTGCTTTCCACAGGTTAGCTGCTAAAAGAATCTCTATTGTGGTAAACTTTTCTTCAATCACCGTAGACTGACTGTTATATATTGTAGTTTGGAAATTTGGGCTTACCAGAGCAACAAGGACTTGCAAAGAACCGATTGTGGCAAGTGGATAATGATCCTTCACCCTTGACTCCAGCATCCAATCAATCTACAGTGGATCTTATATTTAAATCAACTGAAGAAGATCTAAAAAGTTGGCCGCACAGGTATCTTTTTTCATCTTTTGTGTAGTTACTCTAGTATACAGACCTTCTTTCTTCCATCTAAGAGATATAAATGCAGCATTTACAATAACATTTTTAAGGATCAAAGAGATTGTTGTCATTGACATTTTATCCGGTGGCTTCTGTAGGTTTGAGTTGCGCCTTCGTATTTCTGTCTCTGCAGAAAAACTCATTCTGATCCCCCGTGTTAGAAATGTAGATAGCAAGGCCTTTCCGTTTATGTTTGCGCTGCGGAATTACTTTTCTGTATCAGACATCAGGTTTGCCCTCGTATACTCTTCTACATTCAATGTAAGTGTTGGATGTTTAGTTTTTCTGTTGTTTGCCATTCAGTGGCTTAAAATAGAAGTGAAGAATGATACACTGGCTTAAGCAAGACCAAAGAGTTAGCTCTGTGGATTATAATGACTGAGCACAATATATAGTTTATTATCCATTTCGATAGAAGCATGATGCAGTTTAATTGCAGTGAAGTACGAGTTGAGGGACTGGAGACACTTGACTACTTGGATAATTTGCTGCGAGGGGATAGGTACACAGAGCAGGCAGATGCTATTACCTTTGACGGAGAGGTACTGTCTCCATGCTTTTTGTAGATATTAAGGATTGTCAAGATAATGCTGTTCAGATTGCCTCCCATTTGATTGACATTGGACATATATAATTAATCTTAACTTTCTGTTTTGTCTGgagtaatttttttttttttttgtctTATTCACTCTTCACTTTATATTCTCTTCTTTTACCCATCCATGAGCTTATGTCCGGTTTCTTTATTAGATTGATCGAGTGTATCTGAGCACACCAACAAAGATTGCTATAATAGACCATGAGAAGAAGAGAACTATTGTGTTACGAAAAGAAGGAATGGCAGATGCAGGTAACTGTGACCATCTTGTTTTTAACAGCATTAGTTGTTGTTCCCCTTGAGCTTTATCACCAACTCCTTCGAATCTTGTGATGTGAATTTCAGTTGTTTGGAATCCATGGGACAAAAAGGCGAAGGCTCTCCCAGATATAGGAGATGATGACTACAAAACAATGTTGCGTGTGGATTCTGCTGCTATTGAAACACAGATAGTCTTAAAGCCATTTGAAGAGTGGAAGGGCCGTCAAGAACTCTGTACAGTGTCTTCAAGTTACTGCAGTGGGCAGCTGGATCCTAGAAAGGTTCTTCATGGCTTGGGTTAATCACATCTATGGTATTATAAGCCTTCCGGTGTGGATGTATGCATTGGCATTAGTGGCTATTTAGTACTTTTGGTATAGTACAATAGTCGAGGGATTAAACGATCCATAGAATTTTTTTTGGTTATTATCTTCATGTAAATTAGGTTAAGATGTTTCTTTGTTTAGCATGCACCAGGAAACTTAAAACTTGGTACAAATGAAGCTTCTTATGTAATCTTCCTCCGGAAGTTGATAATGTTTTGAGTGTCTGCAGCAGGCTGAAATATTGAGTAATCTTTGAAATTTGAGTCCAATGATGAACATTTTGTTCAGGctctgaacctgtgataattcGTACCAATGGTTGCTTGATGTTGATGAGAATATGAAGCTTATCAAGGTAAAATCTCAACACAAATCTGAGAGTTATCCAAATGGCTTGCAGAGTTGCAGATGATCTAATAAATTTGTTTGCTCGATGTTGATGAGAATATGTCTCAACACAAATCTGAGACAGTTACCCGAATGGGTTGCAGAGTTGCAGATGATCAAATAAATTTGAAACATAACCGGCATAATTTAGGATAATAATTACAAAGATTGTTTATGGGTTTTGAAATATATTCTTTCAGACGAGTAAAGAAATTGTTTCAAACTTAATAACTCTGAATTAATTGCGCCATTTCAAGAAAAATATACTGAAAACGTGGATCCAACACATAATGAAAATAACAGTAGCGTAGTATATACACCATAAGAAACGTAACGAAACAGATTACTCCGACATGGTATGGTAGCAAATTCTACATATACATGTGTGTCCATACATGAAGGTAGAAAGAAAAGTTAGTTACTGAAGAAAGAATGGTGACAGAAGGTGAGAAGAATTTGTCAGAGGTAATAAAGCACAGAGCATATGTAAGGGCTGGCTTACTGGGAAACCCCAGTGATGTATACAATGGAAGAACTATCTCCTTCTGTTTGGCCAACTTTTCGGCCTCCGTTTGTTTGCAGCCGTCTGATAATCTCCTTATTTTCCCTCACCATTTTCATGATCATGTCGAATTTGATTCGCTCTCTCACCTGGTTTTCACTCTTCACCATCTCTCTCTGTATATGTATCTGTGTGTGCAGTGACGGAATTAGAGGAGGCTAGTTTAGACTCTGGTATGAATTTTTTAAGTTTGTGATTTTTTTTAAGAAGGCTGTCAGAAAATAGTTTAGGCCCTCTGGTTTTTGGAGTTCTTGTTCCGTCACTGTCCCATTGGAGTTTTTACTTATTAATATAGTTTAGGCCTTAGGTCGATCTTTTGGAGTTGTTGTTCACAGTGAAGTATTTACTCATTCctaaaatatttatatatgattTGTCGTGTTAATTCTTTGTTG is a genomic window containing:
- the LOC141712087 gene encoding putative glucose-6-phosphate 1-epimerase; translated protein: MISDADGSSKVILSEPTGSTAEVLLLGGHVVSWKNGRREELLYMSNKTARKSPKGTRGGIPMCFPQFGNLGLPEQQGLAKNRLWQVDNDPSPLTPASNQSTVDLIFKSTEEDLKSWPHRFELRLRISVSAEKLILIPRVRNVDSKAFPFMFALRNYFSVSDISEVRVEGLETLDYLDNLLRGDRYTEQADAITFDGEIDRVYLSTPTKIAIIDHEKKRTIVLRKEGMADAVVWNPWDKKAKALPDIGDDDYKTMLRVDSAAIETQIVLKPFEEWKGRQELCTVSSSYCSGQLDPRKVLHGLG